From one Streptococcus oralis genomic stretch:
- a CDS encoding VIT1/CCC1 transporter family protein: protein MTEIKHEIDANFAGRLNILRAGVLGANDGIISIAGVVIGVASATSNIWIIFLSGLAAILAGAFSMAGGEYVSVSTQKDTEEAAVAREQLLLDKDIESAKQSLYAAYLQNGECETSAQLLTNKAFLKNPLKALVEEKYGIEYEEFTNPWHAAISSFIAFVLGSLPPMLSIIVFPSDFRIPATVIIVALSLLITGYTSAKLGKAPTKTAMIRNLCIGLLTMGVTFLLGQLFSI from the coding sequence ATGACAGAAATAAAACATGAAATTGATGCTAACTTTGCAGGACGACTCAATATCCTACGCGCAGGTGTTCTGGGCGCCAATGATGGAATTATTTCCATCGCTGGAGTCGTTATCGGCGTTGCCAGTGCGACAAGCAATATCTGGATTATCTTTTTATCAGGTTTAGCGGCTATCCTCGCTGGTGCTTTCTCTATGGCCGGTGGCGAATATGTCTCTGTATCCACTCAGAAAGACACGGAAGAAGCCGCTGTTGCTAGAGAACAGTTGCTCTTGGATAAGGATATCGAATCTGCAAAACAATCCCTCTATGCTGCCTACCTTCAAAACGGTGAGTGTGAAACGTCAGCCCAACTCTTGACCAACAAGGCCTTTTTAAAAAATCCACTCAAAGCCTTGGTCGAAGAAAAGTATGGAATCGAGTATGAAGAGTTTACCAACCCTTGGCATGCTGCTATCTCTAGCTTTATCGCCTTTGTACTGGGAAGTCTTCCTCCCATGCTGTCGATCATCGTCTTTCCAAGTGACTTTCGGATTCCAGCTACTGTTATTATCGTGGCCCTTTCCCTTCTTATTACGGGCTATACTAGTGCTAAATTAGGCAAGGCTCCTACGAAAACAGCTATGATCCGCAACCTCTGTATCGGACTTCTGACCATGGGCGTAACCTTCCTCTTGGGACAACTCTTTAGCATTTAA
- a CDS encoding SprT family protein, producing MNLTEYVQSVSLEDFGRPFIHQAQWNSRLRSTGGRFFPKDGHLDFNPKVYNELGLEVFRKIVRHELCHYHLYFQKKGYRHKDRDFKELLKEVDGLRYVPPMKTQSQSAYLVYQCQSCQQSYQRKRRIDTKRYRCGVCRGKLVILNRPKD from the coding sequence ATGAATCTAACTGAGTACGTTCAGTCTGTTTCACTCGAAGACTTTGGTAGACCTTTTATACACCAAGCCCAGTGGAATTCTCGTCTACGTTCGACAGGTGGGCGATTTTTCCCCAAGGATGGGCATTTGGACTTTAATCCCAAGGTCTATAATGAACTAGGTTTGGAAGTCTTTCGCAAAATCGTGCGCCATGAACTCTGTCACTATCACCTTTATTTTCAGAAAAAAGGATATCGACATAAGGACCGAGATTTTAAAGAACTTTTGAAAGAAGTGGATGGACTGCGCTATGTACCACCCATGAAAACACAATCTCAAAGTGCTTACCTAGTCTATCAGTGCCAATCTTGCCAGCAAAGTTATCAGCGTAAGAGAAGGATTGATACCAAACGCTATCGTTGTGGCGTCTGCCGTGGTAAACTCGTCATCTTAAATCGGCCTAAGGACTGA
- a CDS encoding AAA family ATPase, which yields MTISRDKLIESAKKLDRQLGNESTFLTKVNEIIIDHSDTNKVADLYKSIYLFQKENKISKISQTLKELSDNLACYLGYSYLFEILGKELGKRNNSSLDELMKELNQLVGLQKVKEEVSRLVIYQKVQSKRKESGLKVPKRTLHMAFMGNPGTGKTTVARIVGRMYYQLGLLSKGHFTEVSRTDLIAGYQGQTALKVKSVIEKAKGGVLFIDEAYSITENDNTDSYGRECLTELTKALEYSRDDLIVIVAGYTDPMNHFFESNPGLKSRFNYFINFENYSSTELLDILETIARKDDYQIDDKLKEILLNYFNDKLESNLTNFSNGRFVRNLYEDLIMNQAVRIDQSENLTSKDLTLLIKEDFSLEENCSAYIEI from the coding sequence ATGACTATATCCCGTGATAAACTAATTGAGAGCGCCAAAAAATTGGATCGACAACTGGGTAATGAGTCGACTTTTCTCACAAAAGTGAATGAGATTATAATTGATCATTCAGACACAAATAAAGTAGCAGATTTATATAAATCTATATATTTATTTCAAAAAGAGAATAAAATAAGCAAGATAAGTCAAACGCTAAAAGAATTATCTGATAATTTAGCTTGTTATTTAGGTTACTCTTATCTTTTTGAAATACTAGGGAAGGAGTTAGGAAAACGTAACAACTCTTCTTTGGATGAATTGATGAAGGAATTAAATCAATTAGTTGGTTTACAAAAAGTTAAAGAGGAAGTTTCGAGGTTAGTTATATATCAAAAGGTTCAGTCCAAAAGAAAAGAGTCTGGGCTAAAAGTACCAAAGAGAACTTTACATATGGCGTTTATGGGGAATCCTGGTACTGGAAAGACGACAGTGGCCAGAATTGTAGGTCGGATGTATTATCAATTAGGCCTTCTTTCAAAGGGGCATTTTACCGAAGTCTCCAGAACAGATTTAATCGCTGGTTATCAAGGTCAAACTGCTTTAAAAGTAAAAAGTGTCATTGAAAAAGCAAAAGGTGGCGTTTTATTCATAGATGAAGCTTATAGTATTACAGAAAATGACAATACGGATTCATATGGACGAGAATGTTTAACAGAATTGACAAAGGCTCTAGAGTATTCAAGAGATGATCTAATTGTTATTGTTGCAGGATATACTGATCCAATGAATCATTTTTTTGAATCGAATCCTGGTCTGAAGTCTCGCTTTAATTATTTTATTAATTTTGAAAATTATTCTTCTACAGAATTGTTAGATATTCTTGAAACTATAGCAAGAAAAGATGACTACCAGATAGACGATAAGTTGAAAGAAATATTATTAAATTATTTTAATGATAAGTTAGAAAGTAATCTTACCAATTTTTCTAACGGTCGTTTTGTTCGAAATCTTTATGAAGATTTAATAATGAATCAAGCAGTTCGAATTGATCAAAGTGAAAATTTGACTTCAAAAGATTTAACCTTGTTGATAAAAGAAGACTTTTCTTTAGAAGAAAACTGTTCTGCTTATATAGAAATATAA
- a CDS encoding FtsX-like permease family protein, which produces MFRLTNKLAVSNLIKNRKLYYPFALAVLLAVTITYLFYSLSLNPNIGKIRGGETISMTLALGMVVVTIASGIIVLYANSFVMKNRSKELGVYGMLGLEKRHLISMVFKELLIFGSLTLTAGLGLGALFDKLIFALLLKLMKMKVELVSTFQPIVFILVLIVFGAIFLGLIFINAFRIARMNALQLSREKASGEKKGRFLGLQTILGLISMGAGYYLAVTVENPLSAVLIFFVAVLLVILGTYLLFNAGITVFLQILKKNKRYYYQPNNMISVSNLIFRMKKNAVGLATIAILSTMVLVTMSAATSIFKGSETFKKVMNPHDFGITGQNVEKEDINKLLDQYASDKGLTVTKKEVLTYSNFGVANQEGTKLTIFEKGQNRVQPKTIFMVFDQKDYENMTGQKLGLSGKEVGLFAQNKELQGQKELTLNNQTYTIKEEIKKDFILEHVPNQYNILTSDYNYLVVPDLQAFLEQHPNSSIFNQYYGGMNVTANEDEQLKIADNYSKFVNNFNREINKEGSYVYGSNLADSSAQMSALFGGVFFIGIFLSIIFMVGTVLVIYYKQISEGYEDRERFIILQKVGLDQKQIKQTINKQVLTVFFLPLLFAFLHLAFAYHMLSLILKVIGVLDATMMLTVTLSICAIFLIVYVLIFMITSRSYRKIVQM; this is translated from the coding sequence ATGTTTCGATTGACCAATAAGTTAGCGGTTTCGAACTTAATCAAAAACCGCAAACTCTACTATCCCTTTGCTTTAGCAGTTCTCTTAGCTGTGACCATCACCTATCTCTTTTACTCACTGTCACTTAATCCTAACATTGGTAAGATTCGAGGGGGAGAAACTATCTCTATGACCCTTGCTCTCGGTATGGTAGTTGTTACCATCGCTTCTGGAATTATTGTACTTTATGCCAATAGTTTTGTCATGAAGAACCGCTCCAAGGAGCTGGGTGTATATGGTATGCTGGGGCTTGAAAAGCGCCATTTGATCAGTATGGTTTTTAAGGAGCTTCTTATTTTTGGTTCCTTAACCTTGACAGCTGGTCTCGGTCTAGGAGCTCTCTTTGATAAGCTAATCTTTGCCCTTCTTCTGAAGCTGATGAAAATGAAAGTGGAGCTCGTTTCGACTTTCCAACCAATTGTCTTCATCCTAGTTCTCATCGTCTTTGGAGCTATCTTCCTAGGTCTAATTTTTATCAATGCCTTTCGCATCGCACGCATGAATGCCCTTCAACTCTCTCGTGAAAAAGCCAGTGGTGAGAAAAAAGGACGTTTCTTAGGTCTTCAAACTATACTAGGTTTGATTAGTATGGGAGCTGGCTACTACCTAGCAGTAACAGTTGAAAATCCACTTTCTGCTGTTCTGATTTTCTTTGTAGCAGTCTTGTTGGTAATTTTGGGAACTTATCTTCTCTTCAATGCAGGAATCACAGTTTTCCTACAAATCTTGAAGAAAAACAAGCGTTACTATTACCAACCTAACAACATGATTTCCGTATCCAATCTCATTTTTCGTATGAAGAAAAATGCTGTTGGTCTAGCGACGATTGCTATTCTCTCAACCATGGTCTTGGTGACTATGTCTGCTGCAACGAGTATCTTTAAAGGCTCTGAAACTTTCAAGAAAGTCATGAATCCACATGATTTTGGAATTACAGGGCAGAATGTTGAAAAAGAAGACATAAATAAACTCCTAGACCAGTATGCTAGCGATAAAGGATTGACTGTCACAAAGAAAGAAGTTCTTACATACAGTAACTTTGGTGTGGCAAATCAAGAAGGTACGAAATTGACAATCTTTGAGAAAGGTCAAAATCGTGTTCAACCGAAAACTATTTTTATGGTCTTTGACCAAAAAGACTATGAGAATATGACAGGACAGAAACTTGGACTTTCAGGTAAGGAAGTTGGATTGTTTGCTCAAAACAAGGAACTTCAAGGGCAGAAAGAACTGACTCTGAATAACCAGACCTACACGATCAAAGAAGAAATCAAAAAAGATTTTATTCTTGAACATGTCCCAAATCAGTACAATATTCTAACTTCGGACTATAACTATTTGGTTGTTCCTGACTTACAAGCCTTTCTTGAACAGCATCCTAACTCTTCCATCTTTAATCAATACTATGGGGGAATGAATGTAACAGCTAATGAGGACGAGCAACTTAAAATTGCAGATAACTATTCAAAATTCGTTAACAACTTTAATAGAGAAATAAACAAAGAAGGAAGCTATGTTTACGGAAGCAATCTGGCTGATAGTAGTGCGCAGATGAGTGCTCTCTTTGGTGGAGTTTTCTTCATCGGTATCTTTCTCTCTATCATCTTTATGGTGGGAACAGTTCTTGTTATCTACTACAAACAAATCTCTGAAGGCTATGAAGATCGTGAACGCTTTATCATTTTGCAAAAAGTCGGTCTCGATCAAAAGCAAATCAAGCAAACTATCAACAAACAGGTGCTAACTGTATTCTTCCTTCCTTTGCTATTTGCCTTCCTACACCTTGCATTTGCCTATCATATGCTTAGCCTCATCCTAAAAGTCATTGGTGTGCTAGATGCGACCATGATGTTGACAGTCACTCTGTCCATCTGTGCTATATTCCTCATTGTCTATGTCTTAATCTTTATGATTACCTCAAGAAGCTATCGTAAGATTGTGCAAATGTAA
- a CDS encoding TIGR03943 family putative permease subunit: MIRFIILLGYFSLTLYLQLSGKLSHYINLHYSYLVYISMVLSLLLALVQFYIWIKKINSHSHMESRRARQISVLLLSLPLLIGVAFPTVSLDSRTVSAKGYHFPLAEGIDTAIQASEGTSSQYLKPDTSTYFSKSAYEKEMRKTADKYLSQETIQVTDENYLEVMEVLYDYPQEFEGKKIEFTGFVYNDPSHPDSQFLFRFGIIHCIADSGVYGLLTKGNSRQYPDNTWITARGTLTLHYHKELKQKLPTLEVESFTKVDKPENPYVYRVF, translated from the coding sequence ATGATCCGTTTTATCATTCTACTGGGTTATTTTTCCCTAACTCTGTATCTGCAACTATCTGGCAAGCTCAGTCACTACATTAACCTCCACTATTCCTATCTAGTCTATATTTCTATGGTTCTTTCTCTTCTGTTGGCTCTGGTCCAATTCTACATCTGGATTAAGAAAATCAACTCTCACAGCCATATGGAAAGTCGTCGAGCTAGACAAATCAGCGTCCTTTTACTGTCTCTACCTCTCTTGATTGGAGTTGCCTTTCCGACAGTAAGTTTGGACTCGAGAACCGTATCTGCCAAAGGCTATCATTTCCCACTCGCTGAGGGAATCGATACAGCCATTCAAGCAAGTGAAGGCACATCCAGTCAATATCTCAAACCCGATACCAGTACCTATTTTTCCAAATCTGCTTATGAAAAGGAAATGAGGAAAACAGCTGATAAATACCTCTCCCAGGAAACCATTCAAGTCACAGACGAAAACTATTTGGAGGTCATGGAAGTTCTCTATGACTATCCTCAAGAGTTTGAAGGAAAGAAAATCGAGTTTACAGGCTTTGTTTATAACGATCCTAGCCATCCAGATAGCCAGTTCCTCTTTCGCTTTGGAATCATCCACTGTATCGCAGACTCTGGTGTATATGGACTCCTAACTAAGGGAAACTCACGCCAGTATCCTGACAATACTTGGATCACCGCTAGAGGAACCCTGACTCTTCACTACCATAAAGAACTCAAACAAAAACTCCCAACACTGGAAGTTGAGAGTTTCACAAAAGTAGACAAACCAGAAAATCCTTATGTCTATCGCGTGTTTTAA
- a CDS encoding SPJ_0845 family protein, whose protein sequence is MAVKFTKTDDLDKMFEEFAKLPDLTQVSFPDDKEKKEKVEKKK, encoded by the coding sequence ATGGCTGTTAAATTTACAAAAACCGATGACTTGGACAAGATGTTTGAAGAATTTGCTAAACTTCCTGACTTAACACAAGTCAGTTTCCCAGATGACAAAGAAAAAAAAGAAAAAGTTGAGAAGAAAAAATAG
- a CDS encoding ABC transporter ATP-binding protein produces MTLLDVKHVQKIYKTRFQGNQVEALKDIHFTVEKGDYVAIMGESGSGKSTLLNILAMLDKPTRGQVYLNGTDTATIKNSQASSFRREKLGFVFQDFNLLDTLSVKDNILLPLVLSRKPITEMMKKLVVTAENLGINQLQEKYPYEISGGQKQRVAVARAIITEPEILLADEPTGALDSKSSAALLDVFDEINERGQTILMVTHSTAAASRAKRVLFIKDGILYNQIYRGDKTERQMFQEISDTLTVMASEVN; encoded by the coding sequence ATGACACTTTTAGATGTAAAACACGTTCAAAAAATCTATAAAACACGTTTCCAAGGCAACCAAGTAGAAGCCCTTAAGGATATTCACTTTACCGTAGAGAAGGGTGACTACGTTGCCATCATGGGTGAGTCTGGTTCTGGAAAATCAACCCTGCTCAACATCCTAGCTATGCTGGATAAACCAACTCGCGGGCAGGTTTACCTCAACGGAACCGACACAGCCACTATTAAAAATTCACAAGCTTCGAGTTTCCGTCGTGAGAAGTTGGGATTTGTCTTCCAAGATTTTAACTTGCTAGATACCTTGTCTGTTAAGGACAATATATTGCTTCCGTTAGTGTTATCACGAAAACCTATCACAGAGATGATGAAGAAATTGGTAGTGACTGCTGAAAATTTGGGCATCAACCAATTGCAAGAGAAGTACCCTTACGAGATCTCTGGTGGTCAAAAACAGCGGGTAGCAGTAGCACGCGCCATCATCACTGAACCTGAAATTCTTCTTGCGGATGAGCCAACAGGAGCTCTTGACTCCAAGTCATCTGCAGCTCTTCTGGATGTTTTTGATGAAATCAATGAACGTGGCCAAACCATTCTCATGGTAACTCACTCAACGGCAGCAGCCAGCAGGGCCAAGCGCGTTCTCTTTATCAAGGACGGAATTCTTTACAATCAAATCTACCGTGGAGACAAGACAGAACGTCAGATGTTCCAGGAAATCTCTGATACCTTGACTGTCATGGCAAGTGAGGTGAATTAG
- a CDS encoding permease, translating into MMIFQSLPPSVLQAGAIFLSIMIEALPFVLIGSLISGLIEVYITPDKVYEFLPRNRWGRIFFGTFIGFLFPSCECGIIPIINRFLEKKVPSYTAVPFLVTAPIINPIVLFATYSAFGNSLKITFLRALGAIVVALVLGIFLGFFLKESIQKENPITCHEHDFSHLSPARKVFQVFIQAIDEFFDMGRYLVFGCLFAAIVQVYVPTRILTSISASPLLAILLLMFLAFLLSLCSEADAFIGASLLSSFGLAPVLAFLVIGPMLDIKNLLMMKHYLKARFIWQFMGVVTLLVLLYSYMMGVML; encoded by the coding sequence ATGATGATTTTCCAATCTCTTCCTCCTAGTGTATTACAAGCGGGAGCTATTTTTCTCTCCATCATGATTGAAGCCCTTCCCTTTGTCTTGATTGGAAGTCTCATTTCGGGATTGATTGAGGTCTATATCACACCTGATAAAGTTTATGAGTTTCTCCCTCGCAATCGTTGGGGGAGGATCTTTTTTGGTACCTTCATTGGCTTTCTCTTTCCTTCTTGCGAATGTGGAATCATTCCCATCATCAATCGTTTTCTGGAAAAGAAAGTGCCCAGCTACACGGCCGTTCCTTTTCTGGTGACTGCTCCCATTATCAATCCTATCGTTCTTTTCGCTACTTATTCTGCCTTTGGCAATTCCTTAAAAATTACCTTCTTGCGAGCTCTGGGAGCCATTGTAGTTGCTTTGGTATTGGGTATTTTTCTAGGATTTTTCTTGAAGGAATCTATTCAAAAAGAGAATCCTATCACTTGCCATGAACATGACTTTTCACACTTGAGTCCCGCTAGAAAAGTCTTTCAGGTCTTTATACAGGCTATTGATGAGTTTTTCGATATGGGGCGCTATTTGGTCTTTGGTTGTCTCTTTGCAGCTATCGTGCAGGTCTATGTCCCGACTCGGATTCTGACCTCTATCAGTGCTAGCCCACTCCTTGCGATTCTCTTGCTCATGTTTCTTGCCTTTCTCCTCTCGCTTTGTAGCGAGGCGGACGCCTTTATCGGAGCTTCTCTTCTCTCGAGCTTTGGCCTAGCACCAGTCCTTGCTTTTCTAGTCATTGGCCCCATGCTTGATATCAAAAATCTCCTCATGATGAAGCACTATCTCAAAGCGCGCTTCATCTGGCAATTCATGGGCGTCGTGACTCTGCTTGTCTTGCTTTATTCTTACATGATGGGGGTGATGTTATGA
- a CDS encoding Cof-type HAD-IIB family hydrolase, giving the protein MIKLVATDMDGTFLDGEGRFDMERLKNVLVSYKEKGIYFAVASGRGILSLKKLFADVCDEVIFIAENGSYVEFHGEDMYEATMSRDFYLSTFEALKKSPYFDERKMLLTGKKACYVLDTVDETYLKFSRHYNENIQKVTRLEAIKDEIFKFTTNFTEDTIEAGEAWVNKNVPGVKAMTTGFESIDIVLDYVDKGVAIVELAKKLVLTMDQVMAFGDNLNDLHMMQVVGHPVAPENARPEILELAETVIGHHKDQSVMTYMEGL; this is encoded by the coding sequence ATGATTAAACTTGTAGCAACCGATATGGATGGAACCTTTCTAGATGGAGAGGGTCGGTTTGATATGGAACGCCTTAAAAACGTACTTGTTTCCTACAAGGAAAAGGGGATTTATTTTGCAGTGGCTTCAGGTCGCGGTATCTTGTCCCTGAAAAAGTTGTTTGCGGATGTGTGTGATGAAGTGATTTTTATAGCTGAAAATGGGAGCTATGTTGAGTTTCATGGTGAGGATATGTATGAGGCTACTATGTCTCGGGATTTTTACTTGAGCACTTTTGAAGCTTTAAAGAAATCACCCTATTTTGATGAAAGAAAAATGTTGCTGACGGGGAAAAAAGCTTGTTATGTATTGGATACAGTCGATGAGACCTATCTCAAGTTTAGCCGTCACTACAATGAAAACATTCAAAAAGTAACGCGTCTGGAAGCTATTAAGGATGAGATTTTTAAATTCACTACGAACTTCACAGAAGATACGATAGAAGCTGGAGAGGCCTGGGTCAACAAAAACGTTCCTGGTGTAAAAGCCATGACAACAGGTTTTGAATCCATCGATATTGTCTTGGACTACGTTGATAAGGGTGTGGCTATTGTTGAGCTGGCAAAAAAACTTGTTCTAACCATGGATCAGGTCATGGCTTTTGGCGACAATCTCAATGACCTTCACATGATGCAGGTTGTGGGACACCCAGTCGCTCCTGAAAATGCGCGACCAGAGATTTTAGAATTAGCAGAAACAGTGATTGGCCACCATAAGGACCAGTCAGTGATGACTTATATGGAGGGCTTGTAA
- a CDS encoding PspC domain-containing protein: MNNKFYKMKRNSMVSGVLAGLSDKWNFDVTLVRFLFAIFTISNFGIGVIIYIILASILPTKEEIEAEMYGTGPRKRKEAQAIEDNDGWFW, from the coding sequence ATGAATAATAAATTTTATAAAATGAAACGAAATAGTATGGTATCGGGAGTTTTAGCTGGTCTATCAGACAAGTGGAATTTTGATGTGACTCTAGTTCGCTTTCTCTTTGCTATTTTTACCATATCAAATTTTGGGATTGGCGTGATTATCTACATCATCCTAGCCTCTATCCTGCCAACTAAGGAAGAAATCGAAGCAGAAATGTATGGAACAGGACCACGCAAACGCAAGGAAGCCCAAGCCATTGAAGACAATGATGGATGGTTTTGGTGA
- a CDS encoding Tex family protein — MDKKYEKISQDLGVTLKQIDTVLSLTAEGATIPFIARYRKDMTGSLDEVAIKAIIDLDKSLTNLNDRKEGVLAKIQEQGKLTKELEDAILTAEKLADVEELYLPYKEKRRTKATIAREAGLFPLARLILQNVTSLEKEAEKFVCEGFATVQEALAGAVDILVEALSEDVTLRSLTYQEVLRHSKITSKVKDESLDEKQVFQIYYDFSETVGNMQGYRTLALNRGEKLGVLKVGFEHATDRILAFFAARFKVKNTYIDEVVQQSVKKKVLPAIERRIRTELTEKAEEGAIQLFSDNLRNLLLVAPLKGRVVLGFDPAFRTGAKLAVVDATGKMLTTQVIYPVKPASTRQIEEAKKDLSDLIGQYGVEIIAIGNGTASRESEAFVAEVLKDFPEVSYVIVNESGASVYSASELARQEFPELTVEKRSAISIARRLQDPLAELVKIDPKSIGVGQYQHDVSQKKLSESLDFVVDTVVNQVGVNVNTASPALLSHVAGLNKTISENIVKYREEEGKITSRDQIKKVPRLGAKAFEQAAGFLRIPESSNILDNTGVHPENYAAVKELFKRLDIKDLNEEAQNKLKSLSVKEMAQELDLGPETLKDIISDLLKPGRDFRDSFDAPVLRQDVLDIKDLKVGQKLEGVVRNVVDFGAFVDIGIHEDGLIHISHMSRKFIKHPSQVLSVGDLVTVWVKKIDTEREKVNLSLLAPDESN; from the coding sequence ATGGATAAAAAATATGAAAAAATCTCCCAAGATTTGGGAGTAACCTTAAAGCAAATCGATACCGTTCTAAGTTTGACGGCTGAGGGGGCGACAATTCCCTTTATCGCGCGTTATCGAAAGGACATGACTGGTAGTTTGGATGAGGTGGCGATTAAGGCCATTATCGACCTGGATAAAAGTCTGACTAATCTTAATGACCGCAAGGAAGGTGTCTTAGCTAAGATACAAGAACAAGGCAAACTAACCAAGGAATTGGAAGATGCTATCCTGACAGCTGAGAAATTAGCAGATGTAGAAGAACTCTACCTTCCTTATAAGGAAAAGCGTCGGACCAAGGCAACTATTGCCCGAGAAGCTGGACTCTTTCCTCTTGCTCGCTTGATTTTGCAGAATGTTACTAGCTTAGAGAAAGAAGCTGAGAAGTTTGTCTGTGAAGGATTTGCGACAGTTCAAGAAGCCTTGGCTGGAGCAGTTGATATCTTAGTTGAAGCCTTATCAGAAGATGTGACCTTGCGTTCACTGACCTATCAGGAAGTGTTGAGACACTCTAAAATCACTTCGAAAGTCAAAGATGAGAGTCTTGATGAGAAGCAAGTTTTCCAGATTTATTATGATTTCTCAGAGACAGTTGGCAACATGCAGGGCTATCGCACCTTGGCTCTCAACCGTGGGGAGAAGCTAGGCGTCTTAAAAGTCGGTTTTGAGCACGCGACAGATCGTATTCTTGCTTTCTTTGCTGCCCGTTTCAAGGTGAAAAATACCTATATAGATGAAGTGGTTCAACAGTCAGTTAAGAAAAAGGTCTTGCCTGCTATCGAACGACGTATACGGACAGAATTGACTGAGAAAGCAGAAGAAGGGGCTATCCAACTCTTTTCAGACAATCTGCGCAATCTCCTATTGGTTGCTCCGCTGAAAGGGCGCGTGGTTCTAGGATTTGACCCCGCCTTTCGTACAGGTGCCAAGCTGGCTGTTGTTGATGCAACAGGGAAAATGCTGACGACCCAAGTCATTTATCCAGTAAAACCAGCATCAACTCGTCAAATCGAAGAAGCCAAGAAAGATTTATCGGACTTGATTGGTCAATACGGTGTGGAAATTATTGCTATCGGAAATGGGACGGCCAGTCGGGAAAGTGAAGCCTTTGTGGCGGAAGTTCTGAAAGATTTTCCTGAAGTCAGCTATGTTATCGTCAATGAAAGTGGCGCTTCCGTTTACTCTGCCAGTGAACTTGCTCGTCAGGAGTTTCCAGAATTAACTGTTGAAAAACGCTCTGCTATCTCTATCGCCCGTCGTTTGCAAGATCCCCTCGCTGAATTGGTCAAAATTGATCCCAAGTCAATCGGTGTCGGTCAGTACCAGCATGATGTTAGTCAGAAGAAACTGTCTGAGAGTCTGGACTTTGTCGTGGATACCGTGGTGAACCAAGTCGGTGTCAATGTCAATACAGCCAGCCCAGCACTTCTTTCCCACGTAGCTGGACTCAATAAAACCATTTCTGAAAATATCGTCAAATACCGTGAGGAAGAGGGAAAAATCACTTCACGCGATCAGATTAAGAAGGTTCCTCGTCTGGGTGCCAAGGCTTTTGAACAGGCAGCTGGTTTCCTCCGTATCCCTGAAAGTAGCAATATTCTTGATAATACAGGAGTTCACCCAGAAAACTATGCTGCGGTTAAGGAGCTCTTCAAACGCTTGGATATCAAGGACTTGAATGAAGAAGCACAAAATAAGCTTAAATCCCTATCAGTCAAGGAGATGGCGCAAGAACTGGATCTTGGACCAGAAACGCTTAAAGATATCATTTCCGACCTTCTCAAACCAGGTCGAGATTTCCGTGATTCCTTTGACGCACCTGTACTCCGCCAAGATGTCTTGGATATCAAAGACTTAAAAGTCGGCCAGAAGCTGGAAGGTGTGGTGCGTAATGTCGTTGACTTCGGTGCCTTCGTTGATATCGGGATTCACGAAGACGGCCTCATTCATATTTCTCATATGAGTCGCAAATTTATCAAACATCCCAGCCAAGTGTTGTCTGTTGGAGATTTGGTAACGGTTTGGGTTAAGAAAATCGATACCGAGCGTGAAAAAGTCAATCTGTCGCTCCTCGCTCCAGATGAATCTAACTGA